CACCCAACCAACCCAGCGACGCAACTTCGCGCTGATGCGTTTTCCACAACACGACGCAGGAAAGCGAAAGGCGATCGCGTGTTTCGTGCAGCAAAAATGGAAGGAAGTCATTCGCGCCGTCTGCCGCTCGATGACGTCGCGCGGCGGCTTCGAGCAGGCCGTCCAGCGACACTGTCTGCGTTCCATTTCCTGCAGCGCTCACGTTTGGCTCCGGCGAATTTCCCTGGCACGGCGAAGGCATGCAATTACCTTCCGTCCGGAAATATAGCCGAAGCGCAGCTCGTTCGCGAGATCGTTCAGTCGGTGTTCAGCAACTCGAACAACGTTTGAGTTCTTAGCACTGCCGCGTTGTCTGGGAATGTGTGGAAGGCATGGACGACAAGGCCTTCCGGCAGAATGTCGCACTTTAACAGGCTGATACATTCCGGACTTTGCGGCGAGGAACCGGGAAAGATCGTCGACAGCGTCGCGTTGCGAGCGTCGACTTCGAATTCCCGATGCAGCTGCAGATACACGTCCAACGGCACGTGCTCCAGCTGATAGCTGCAGTGGTAACGCACAGTAGGCAGGTCCAACATGTGAGTGCGGTAGCCAATCAGCCGACGATCGATAACGCGGCGATTGACCGGCAAGTCTTCCTGACGAGTCGCCGCCACTTCTGTGATGATGGCGTCATCGGACTGAAATTCCAATAAGTGGCCCGTCCGGCCAATTCGCAACCGCGCCTTGTTGCCGCCGAATCGCAGAGTGCACGCGGCTGACGAATCGAACAGTTCCGGGTGAATGGGGCGTTCGAATGTTCGTAGCAGCATGTCCGCTGCATCGGGTCGAGTGAGTTGCAATTGCATAAGATTGCCTGTCCGTGAATGGTAGATTTCAGAGATGACTGAAGTCAGAAAGGTCCACCGAGTATAGGACTGTTCCCGGAACAAACGACAGTCGGAAATCACGCCTGGCGGGAATTGAAGAAATTGCCAATTTCACGCGCAACTCTATTTTCTTTTCGTTCCGCATCGTGTTAGTGATCTTCAGCAACAGACCGGCGCGGTGGATTCGCGACCAGGTTTCCGTTAGCTTCCCGTGCGACACGATGAGCGAAACTGGCCGTTAATCGGCGTCAATAGATGCGAATAATCGTGTTTATGATTCGCAAACATTTGTGTCGACGACAGATCAATCCCTGCTGCCCTCCTCATTCCCATTCCACCATTCATTTGAACACCAGGTCCATGTCAGATTCTCCACGCTCCCTTAAGGTTGCCATCATTGGTGGCGGCATGTTCTTCGACGACATCATCGGTCAGACATTCAAAGACTTCATTCGCGGCGGCATCGCCGGATCGCTGAACAGCATCGGCATGAGTCACCTTGCCCCCGCCGTGGCCAACGTCGGCATCGACGTGTGTGCCATTGGAACTCGCAGCCAATCCAGCGGCACGGCCGGTCGCATCGTCGACTGGTTTGCCACAGACTTTCCCGGGCAAACGATGGAAGCCTGCTACGGCGACGCCGTTTGGAATGACATTCTGGCCAATCACAAGCCGGACGTGCTGTTCGTCGCGACGCCGGACAACGTTCACACGCAACCAATTCTGGACGCTCTGGACGCCGGCGTCGACGTCATCACAGAAAAGCCGCTGTGCCTGAAAACCAGCGAAGCGGACGCCATTATCGCGAAAGCCAAAGACGCCGGACGCATCGTCGCCTGCGATATGCACAAACGATACGACCCATTCGTACGAGAAATGATGCTGAAAGCGCCAGAACAATACGGCACCATCAACCGCGTGCGAGCCGTCCTGGAAGAGCCACTAGAAGTCAGCACGGAAATCTTCGCATGGGCCGAAGAAAGCAATCCGTTCGCGTACGTCGGCTGCCACTGGCTGGACGTCGTCCATCACTACATGGATGTCAAACCGGTATCCGTCTTTGCGACCGGTCAGAAGAATCTGCTGCTGAACTGGGACAAACATCACGTCGAAATTGCCAAACGACGCGACGTCGACCCTTCGACATTCAAACGGCAGGGATCGATCAACACCTGGGACAGCATCGACGTGGCCGTGACGTACGACAACGGCATGCGAGGCGATTACAACAACAACTGGATTAACCCGGCCGAATTCGAAGGTGCCGTGAACCAGGAAATCGAACTCTACGGCATCTACGGCCGCGGCATGGTGGACCAGCAGGACCGCGGCTACCGCGAAGCCATCATCGGGGATGGTTCTCGCACGCGAAACCCGTCCTTCGGCGGCCGTATTCGGCACAAAGGCGGTCATCTGGAAATCTTCGGCTACGGAAAAGCGTCTATTGCTGCCGGTCTGCTGGCCATCATCCGGCGTCGTATTCTGGGCGAGTCAATGGAAACGCTCCACGACACGTATCCCACCGCCGCCAGCCAGCGCGACATCGTGCAGGTGATCGAAGCCGCATCTGCAGTGGCAGAAAAGAATTACGAAGCGTTCAGTGCCGGCCGCGGCACACCAGCGACCGCGTTGCTGACGGAGTCTGGGTTTGACCTGGTCGGCGCTTCGTAGCTCAACAAAGTAGCCATCACTGTCCCAGTGATGAACGCCGGAGATTCCGGTCTTCAGACGGGCAGGCTGCTCCGCAATCATATCTTTTCGAACCGAATCGTCCGTGAGAAACGCCACTGCCTTTTTACTTCGCCTCTGCGGGGCATCGTCACTGGGACAGTGACGGCTACTTTTCGGCGGCAGCCCGTTTTGAATCTTCCGGCGGAAGGCTAGAATGGGCTC
This DNA window, taken from Fuerstiella marisgermanici, encodes the following:
- a CDS encoding DUF2617 family protein, translated to MQLQLTRPDAADMLLRTFERPIHPELFDSSAACTLRFGGNKARLRIGRTGHLLEFQSDDAIITEVAATRQEDLPVNRRVIDRRLIGYRTHMLDLPTVRYHCSYQLEHVPLDVYLQLHREFEVDARNATLSTIFPGSSPQSPECISLLKCDILPEGLVVHAFHTFPDNAAVLRTQTLFELLNTD
- a CDS encoding Gfo/Idh/MocA family protein, producing the protein MSDSPRSLKVAIIGGGMFFDDIIGQTFKDFIRGGIAGSLNSIGMSHLAPAVANVGIDVCAIGTRSQSSGTAGRIVDWFATDFPGQTMEACYGDAVWNDILANHKPDVLFVATPDNVHTQPILDALDAGVDVITEKPLCLKTSEADAIIAKAKDAGRIVACDMHKRYDPFVREMMLKAPEQYGTINRVRAVLEEPLEVSTEIFAWAEESNPFAYVGCHWLDVVHHYMDVKPVSVFATGQKNLLLNWDKHHVEIAKRRDVDPSTFKRQGSINTWDSIDVAVTYDNGMRGDYNNNWINPAEFEGAVNQEIELYGIYGRGMVDQQDRGYREAIIGDGSRTRNPSFGGRIRHKGGHLEIFGYGKASIAAGLLAIIRRRILGESMETLHDTYPTAASQRDIVQVIEAASAVAEKNYEAFSAGRGTPATALLTESGFDLVGAS